One window of the Thermoplasmatales archaeon genome contains the following:
- a CDS encoding glycosyltransferase family 39 protein, with protein sequence MIKMKKIDALWLACAFVLVLFLNAYFNFSSDVAINREANLLEEKYYLSGPDPYYNMRLLEKTLEEGKYPYMGGKHGDLDPLLNYPLGGSGSRPPLFTMLTIGLGKIFSLFINESDAMGYAMQLVPAIYGALLVIPVYFLGKIVFNRKVGLIASLFVALIPIHLASGHGSAYSLYDHDSFVLLFTTSSLVFLIMALKEENKKASFLLASLSGMCVAGITMTWVSAEYIYALIAVYGVIQMLIDIVTKKIEEKVPVAILTSMLFGYVLSFPITWVKSGFTSIYLTIIIAVGIFSLIYIYIGKKNIPWIISIPSIFGLGIFALIFLYLIRNTTNAFLKLFTPISEIIFGKAIYGGKVSLTIAEAFPFDIGRTIMSFGPVFYLIACFGFVFFLYQFYKRKFYREYFAVFVWLGIEIWLASTAGRFLNDLVPLIAVFGAYGLWIIISKIDFSGMIKKIKEAGGGFQAMKKGVKIRHVAGAIFIALFVIFPNTWLAFDASLPSNIKHEYQTKTNKLGAYGLGFNTEEYWVDAFSWLKRENTNLNESERPGFISWWDYGFYCVAIAKNPTVADNFQEGIPPAANMHTSRSEREAVGVFIIRLAEGDVKEKGGVTGELRDIFNKYLGDMSDDLEKILEGKYENTSAGKIVGESYGGKNYIVREENAIYHDGVKVLTLLDDENITMLYREIQNYTGKSIRYYGVEGYDVNIFNVFTFLADKGVFGYETAEDDYYKLYYRSSKTGQSFTPDELRNITKGLTQDEIREIYGKFDTYTEKKQGFYESMVYRTYLGVTLSKEIFEGAESYGYWYLIPFWTDNATNPFGEGNYSYNPTIYMKHFVIKYISPVNTTTSKLFLRGELCLGMPAVVIAKYYEGARIEGRLLSDGEPLEGVKVVVRDDFSQLLQMRYGNQILNRTLEKIPHDISFTDKEGKFSVIAPAGNITISFYSNETLIKELKFDGTDFPPISEEEATRVVHWIRDVGAINIEKGGIKGIIYWDKNGNGEYDGNDEKLQAKIVFDGKEIHASEYDFQKLLPISYRINVSKDGYETRVIDVNVMPNSTIWHNISLIPSKVNVSGVVWYDENNNGLREENEVMQGVTIQFNVIEKLDDYSVNESARSNSTGYYVVRLYPAKYKVEVNYSRVIENETIYYRYEGIVDVKIGDSPKTIDIKLRRE encoded by the coding sequence GTGATTAAAATGAAAAAGATAGATGCCTTGTGGCTTGCTTGCGCATTTGTGCTGGTGCTTTTCTTGAACGCCTATTTTAACTTTTCTTCAGATGTTGCAATAAATAGGGAAGCAAATTTGCTCGAGGAAAAATATTATCTATCAGGTCCAGACCCCTATTACAATATGCGCTTACTCGAAAAAACTTTGGAAGAAGGAAAATATCCATATATGGGTGGTAAGCATGGCGACCTTGATCCTCTCCTCAACTATCCATTGGGTGGCTCAGGTAGCAGGCCCCCTCTTTTCACAATGCTCACGATTGGATTGGGAAAAATATTTTCTTTATTTATAAATGAAAGCGATGCAATGGGATATGCAATGCAATTGGTGCCAGCAATATATGGAGCACTGCTTGTAATTCCTGTTTATTTTTTGGGAAAAATTGTTTTCAATAGGAAAGTTGGTTTGATTGCATCCCTCTTCGTTGCTCTTATTCCAATTCATCTTGCATCAGGACACGGCTCCGCATACTCCCTTTATGACCATGATTCCTTTGTTCTTTTATTCACAACTTCATCACTTGTCTTTTTGATAATGGCTTTAAAAGAAGAAAATAAAAAAGCATCTTTCCTGCTCGCTTCTTTATCTGGAATGTGTGTTGCGGGTATAACAATGACATGGGTATCTGCGGAATATATATATGCTCTCATAGCGGTTTATGGAGTTATTCAAATGCTAATTGACATAGTAACAAAGAAAATAGAGGAAAAGGTTCCAGTAGCAATTTTAACCTCAATGCTTTTTGGATATGTATTATCTTTCCCTATTACTTGGGTTAAAAGTGGATTCACAAGCATTTATTTAACCATAATAATTGCGGTTGGTATCTTCAGCCTAATATACATATATATAGGAAAAAAGAATATACCATGGATTATTTCAATACCGTCAATTTTTGGACTCGGAATTTTTGCTCTTATATTTCTCTATCTAATCAGGAACACAACAAATGCTTTCCTTAAGCTATTTACTCCCATATCTGAAATAATATTTGGGAAGGCGATATACGGTGGAAAAGTATCCTTAACAATAGCGGAGGCATTTCCCTTTGATATAGGCAGAACCATAATGTCATTCGGGCCAGTTTTCTATTTGATTGCATGTTTTGGATTTGTCTTCTTCCTATACCAATTCTATAAAAGAAAATTTTATAGAGAATATTTCGCAGTATTTGTATGGCTTGGAATCGAAATTTGGCTTGCAAGCACAGCGGGAAGATTTCTAAATGATTTAGTCCCCTTAATTGCGGTTTTTGGAGCATACGGGTTGTGGATTATAATCTCCAAAATAGATTTCTCGGGCATGATTAAGAAGATAAAGGAGGCGGGCGGGGGATTCCAGGCAATGAAGAAAGGAGTGAAAATAAGGCACGTTGCGGGAGCAATTTTCATTGCCCTTTTTGTAATCTTCCCAAATACCTGGCTTGCCTTTGATGCATCTCTTCCCTCAAATATAAAGCACGAATATCAGACAAAAACAAATAAGCTTGGGGCATATGGGCTCGGTTTCAATACAGAAGAATATTGGGTTGATGCATTTTCATGGCTTAAGAGAGAAAATACAAATTTAAATGAGAGTGAAAGGCCAGGGTTTATTTCGTGGTGGGACTATGGCTTTTATTGTGTTGCAATAGCAAAGAATCCAACAGTAGCGGATAACTTTCAAGAAGGAATACCGCCAGCAGCCAATATGCATACCTCAAGGAGTGAGAGGGAAGCGGTTGGGGTCTTTATAATTCGTCTTGCGGAAGGAGATGTAAAAGAGAAAGGAGGGGTAACTGGTGAACTTAGAGATATCTTCAATAAGTATCTGGGTGATATGAGTGATGACTTAGAAAAGATTTTGGAAGGAAAATATGAAAATACATCCGCTGGCAAGATTGTTGGGGAGAGTTATGGAGGGAAAAACTATATTGTAAGGGAAGAAAATGCAATTTATCATGATGGTGTAAAAGTATTAACGCTACTGGATGACGAAAATATAACAATGCTTTATAGAGAAATTCAGAATTATACAGGAAAAAGTATAAGGTATTATGGTGTGGAAGGATATGATGTAAATATTTTCAATGTATTTACTTTTCTCGCGGATAAAGGAGTTTTTGGATATGAAACCGCAGAAGATGATTACTATAAGCTATATTATCGCTCATCAAAAACGGGACAAAGCTTTACACCCGATGAATTGAGAAATATAACAAAGGGATTGACACAAGATGAAATAAGAGAAATATATGGTAAATTTGATACATATACAGAGAAAAAGCAAGGTTTTTATGAGAGCATGGTTTACAGAACATATTTAGGAGTTACATTATCAAAAGAAATTTTTGAAGGAGCGGAAAGTTATGGCTACTGGTATTTAATTCCTTTCTGGACAGATAATGCAACAAATCCATTTGGAGAAGGAAACTATTCTTACAATCCAACCATCTACATGAAACATTTTGTTATAAAATATATCTCTCCAGTAAATACCACAACCTCAAAGCTGTTCCTGAGAGGGGAGTTATGTTTAGGTATGCCTGCGGTTGTAATTGCAAAATATTATGAAGGAGCGAGAATAGAAGGGAGATTATTGAGTGATGGCGAGCCACTTGAAGGGGTGAAAGTTGTTGTTAGAGATGACTTTAGCCAATTACTTCAGATGAGATATGGAAATCAAATTTTAAATAGAACTCTTGAAAAGATTCCTCATGATATAAGTTTTACTGACAAAGAGGGAAAATTTAGTGTTATTGCTCCCGCTGGCAATATAACAATTTCTTTCTATTCGAATGAAACACTTATAAAAGAATTGAAATTTGATGGAACTGACTTCCCGCCAATAAGCGAGGAGGAAGCTACAAGAGTTGTTCATTGGATAAGAGATGTTGGAGCAATAAATATTGAAAAAGGAGGAATAAAGGGAATAATTTATTGGGATAAGAATGGAAACGGAGAATATGATGGAAACGATGAAAAATTGCAGGCAAAAATTGTTTTTGATGGAAAAGAAATACATGCAAGTGAATACGATTTCCAAAAATTACTTCCAATCAGTTATAGAATAAATGTTTCAAAAGATGGATATGAAACAAGAGTAATAGATGTAAATGTAATGCCAAATTCAACAATATGGCATAATATTTCATTGATTCCATCGAAAGTAAATGTTAGTGGTGTTGTATGGTATGATGAAAATAATAATGGATTAAGAGAAGAAAATGAGGTAATGCAGGGTGTGACAATTCAATTTAATGTAATAGAAAAATTGGATGATTACTCTGTAAATGAAAGTGCGAGATCAAATTCAACAGGCTATTATGTAGTAAGACTTTATCCTGCGAAATATAAAGTGGAGGTAAATTACTCGCGAGTTATAGAAAATGAGACAATTTATTACAGATATGAAGGAATAGTTGATGTAAAGATAGGAGATTCACCGAAAACGATTGATATAAAATTGAGGAGAGAATGA
- a CDS encoding ArsR family transcriptional regulator, translating to MVKDLLSKKFLILLEIATDEKNLSDIAEKIGITKQGVSKYLKEMKENGLVNVVNGKYKVTVKGIEKIFSSLNSLERYLEEKKKKLNIMKICYAIAGNKIKKGEKVALFMKNGYLYAYSGRISSAYGISTKNVEKGEDVAITGIEGIIELSLGEIYLFPIPSPEKKKTSFEKLRKKIQEIKVDKVGIIGEIGRIAVKKAKIKHDFEFCPVNSAIEAVQKGLKVALIGEENDIRKAILSIEDYNSKSTKEIKYHLLSIS from the coding sequence ATGGTTAAGGACTTGCTATCAAAAAAATTTCTTATATTGCTTGAAATAGCGACAGATGAAAAAAACTTGAGTGATATAGCAGAGAAAATAGGAATTACAAAACAAGGTGTATCTAAATATTTGAAGGAAATGAAGGAAAATGGTTTGGTTAATGTTGTTAATGGGAAATATAAAGTCACAGTGAAAGGAATTGAGAAAATTTTCAGCAGTTTAAATTCTTTGGAGAGATATTTGGAAGAAAAGAAAAAGAAATTAAATATAATGAAGATTTGTTACGCAATAGCGGGAAATAAGATAAAAAAGGGAGAGAAAGTCGCTCTTTTTATGAAAAATGGGTATTTATATGCCTACTCTGGGAGAATATCATCTGCTTATGGAATATCAACAAAAAATGTAGAAAAAGGGGAGGATGTGGCAATAACAGGAATAGAAGGAATAATTGAGCTTTCTTTAGGAGAAATATATCTGTTTCCCATCCCATCTCCTGAGAAGAAAAAAACAAGTTTTGAAAAATTAAGAAAGAAAATACAGGAGATTAAAGTTGATAAAGTGGGGATAATAGGAGAAATTGGGAGAATAGCGGTGAAGAAGGCTAAAATAAAGCATGATTTTGAATTTTGTCCAGTGAATTCTGCTATTGAAGCAGTTCAAAAGGGTCTCAAAGTTGCCTTAATTGGAGAAGAAAATGATATAAGAAAAGCAATTTTATCCATAGAAGATTATAATTCCAAATCAACAAAGGAAATCAAATATCATCTTCTTTCCATAAGTTAA
- a CDS encoding DUF362 domain-containing protein, whose protein sequence is MSEIYFKSASTPFARDAIHSGIEKIFEKVNRIEKGDIVAIKLHMGELGNNAYVRPFFVRKVVDMVKKCGGKPFITDTTTLYGGHRGNSIDYLYTASMHGFNISSMNCPIIIADGLLGRDEEIVQLGKEKIGVARAIIESDYLVAISHFKGHGMTGFGGAIKNVGMGCCSKAGKAWQHSTSKPKHDKNKCIMCKKCLTFCPAGAIYEASREIFIDYEKCRGCGACTVLCEQGCFYLDETNELQRRVAIACKAVIQKFGEKVSFINFLIDITPRCDCCSFPDKPILNDIGILSSNDAVAIDKASYDLVCHYAGKDIFYEIHKIDGKIQLIEGEKIGVGKMEYKLIHL, encoded by the coding sequence ATGAGCGAGATTTATTTCAAGTCCGCATCAACACCTTTTGCAAGAGATGCAATTCATTCGGGCATAGAAAAAATTTTTGAAAAAGTTAATAGGATAGAGAAAGGAGATATTGTTGCAATTAAATTGCATATGGGAGAGCTTGGAAATAATGCATATGTTCGCCCATTCTTTGTTCGTAAAGTTGTAGATATGGTCAAAAAGTGCGGAGGAAAACCATTCATTACTGATACAACAACATTATACGGAGGACATAGAGGAAATTCAATAGATTATTTATACACCGCTTCAATGCATGGCTTCAACATTTCCTCAATGAATTGCCCGATTATAATAGCGGATGGGTTGCTCGGAAGAGATGAAGAAATTGTTCAGTTGGGAAAGGAAAAGATAGGGGTTGCGAGAGCAATAATTGAATCAGATTATCTGGTCGCTATTTCTCATTTCAAAGGTCATGGGATGACAGGCTTTGGCGGAGCGATAAAAAATGTTGGAATGGGTTGCTGTAGCAAGGCGGGAAAGGCATGGCAGCACTCCACAAGCAAGCCCAAGCACGATAAAAATAAATGCATAATGTGTAAAAAATGCCTTACTTTTTGTCCAGCTGGAGCAATTTATGAAGCAAGCAGAGAGATTTTTATAGATTATGAAAAATGCAGGGGTTGCGGGGCATGCACGGTTTTATGCGAGCAGGGATGTTTTTATTTGGATGAGACAAATGAATTACAGAGGAGAGTGGCAATTGCCTGCAAAGCGGTAATTCAAAAATTTGGAGAAAAAGTTTCTTTCATAAACTTTCTGATAGATATAACACCTAGATGCGATTGCTGTTCATTTCCAGATAAGCCAATTTTAAATGATATTGGGATTTTATCGAGCAATGATGCGGTTGCAATAGATAAAGCATCTTATGATTTGGTTTGCCATTATGCAGGAAAAGACATATTTTATGAAATCCATAAAATAGATGGAAAAATACAGCTAATAGAAGGAGAAAAAATTGGCGTTGGAAAAATGGAATATAAGCTAATACATCTCTAA
- a CDS encoding PKD domain-containing protein, which yields MKKIVYMVLFLLLVYQVIAINSAPVADFNYEINGKFVIFDASPSYDPDGYIISYSWNFGDGIVGIGKIVNHTYELEGIYNVTLTVVDNSGNVNSTTKTITADITPPSTVCKLIPNANGRSGWYVSNLILNLAAEDALSGINKTFYKIDEGNWKEYISSVIISEEGVHTAYYYSVDKSGNYEESKSVVFKIDKTPPSTSIFIDKNSSNGWYNEKINVSLFPNDGISGINKTLYRINGGGFSEYNGSISIADGKYFFEYFSVDMAGNFEEINRIEIKIDTVSPEINILSPSKGLYVFGRKIFDTETVFVIGNITIAVECYDLNGIKIIEFYYDDIYRGNSNSSISFWEINEFSIGKHKIKLIAYDLAGNKCTKIEEVYIINLKWN from the coding sequence ATGAAAAAAATTGTTTACATGGTATTATTCCTCCTGTTAGTGTATCAAGTAATTGCAATAAATTCCGCTCCAGTGGCAGATTTTAATTATGAAATAAATGGTAAATTTGTGATTTTTGATGCTTCCCCTAGTTATGACCCAGATGGATATATTATTTCATACAGCTGGAATTTTGGGGATGGAATCGTAGGAATCGGTAAAATTGTAAATCATACATATGAGTTGGAGGGAATATATAATGTGACATTAACTGTGGTGGATAATTCTGGCAATGTAAATTCTACCACCAAAACCATAACAGCAGATATTACTCCTCCTAGCACAGTTTGCAAATTAATCCCAAACGCTAACGGAAGAAGCGGATGGTATGTAAGCAATTTAATTTTGAATTTAGCCGCAGAAGATGCTCTAAGTGGTATAAACAAGACTTTTTACAAAATTGATGAAGGCAACTGGAAGGAATATATATCATCGGTAATAATTTCTGAAGAAGGAGTTCATACCGCTTATTATTATAGTGTCGATAAATCTGGAAATTATGAAGAAAGTAAAAGCGTTGTATTTAAGATAGATAAAACTCCTCCATCAACCAGCATTTTTATTGATAAAAATTCTTCAAATGGATGGTATAATGAAAAGATAAATGTTTCTCTTTTCCCAAATGATGGAATATCTGGGATAAATAAAACACTGTATAGAATAAATGGGGGGGGATTTTCAGAATATAATGGGAGCATAAGTATTGCAGATGGAAAATACTTTTTTGAATATTTCTCAGTTGATATGGCAGGAAACTTTGAAGAAATTAACAGAATTGAAATAAAAATAGATACAGTTTCTCCCGAAATAAATATTTTATCTCCTTCAAAAGGGCTTTATGTGTTTGGAAGAAAAATTTTTGATACAGAAACGGTCTTCGTAATAGGGAATATAACAATAGCTGTTGAATGCTATGATTTAAATGGAATAAAAATCATAGAATTTTATTATGATGATATATATAGAGGAAATTCAAATTCTTCAATTTCATTTTGGGAAATAAACGAATTTTCGATCGGAAAGCATAAAATAAAATTAATTGCTTATGATTTGGCGGGAAATAAATGCACAAAAATCGAGGAAGTTTATATAATAAATCTGAAATGGAATTAA
- a CDS encoding ribosome biogenesis/translation initiation ATPase RLI has product MRIAVINRDRCQPKKCSMECIKYCPKVRGGSEVIVMEENKPVISEELCAGCGICVHKCPFKAIHIENLPEELRESVVHQYGENGFRLFRLPVPKKGKVVGLLGENGIGKTTTIKILSGEIKPNLGKIGKEPDWEEIIELYRGTELCHFLKNVSDGNLKVSIKPQYIDELSNYEGSVKEFLLENGVDDKIDGMSDKKMSELSGGELQKVAIFATLKKDADLYLFDEPASYLDIKNRIEIAKMIREISENKMVVVVEHDLAIIDFLADIVHILYGKRGVYGIVSDAKNARHGVNIYLSGYLKEENVRFGDEIKFEKHPPREFKEVENLIYFEKLKKKYDDFELNVNEGKINKGEVVGVVGPNGIGKTTFVKLLAGLIEPTEGKIDAKIKISYKPQYIRATEGKVGELFEKNKEKFHSLYEKEVLHPLDIKYFYDYELKSLSGGELQTISIAYCLSLDADLYLIDEPSAYLDAKQRMKVAKTIKRVMEKEGRACLVVEHDIYFIDMVSQSLMVFYGEPGKKGFAKGPMSLRDGMNLFLKDLEITFRRDEDSNRPRINKIGSRLDREQKEIGEYYYEI; this is encoded by the coding sequence ATGAGGATTGCAGTAATAAATAGAGATAGATGCCAGCCAAAGAAATGCTCAATGGAATGTATAAAGTATTGTCCAAAAGTAAGAGGGGGGTCCGAGGTTATTGTAATGGAGGAAAATAAGCCAGTTATATCGGAGGAGCTATGTGCGGGTTGCGGGATATGTGTTCATAAATGCCCCTTCAAGGCAATTCATATAGAAAATTTGCCAGAAGAATTGAGAGAGAGTGTTGTTCATCAATATGGAGAAAATGGTTTCAGGCTTTTTCGCTTACCTGTCCCAAAGAAAGGTAAGGTAGTTGGATTGCTGGGAGAGAACGGTATCGGAAAAACAACCACAATAAAAATTTTATCTGGTGAGATAAAACCAAATTTAGGAAAAATAGGAAAAGAACCGGACTGGGAAGAGATAATTGAACTATACAGGGGAACAGAACTCTGCCATTTTTTAAAAAATGTTTCTGACGGAAATTTGAAAGTTTCAATAAAACCCCAATACATAGATGAGCTATCAAATTATGAAGGGAGTGTAAAAGAGTTTCTTTTAGAAAATGGGGTTGATGATAAAATTGATGGAATGAGTGACAAGAAAATGAGTGAGCTTTCTGGAGGTGAATTGCAAAAAGTTGCCATTTTTGCTACTTTAAAAAAGGATGCGGACCTCTACCTTTTTGATGAACCCGCTTCCTATTTAGATATAAAAAATAGGATAGAAATTGCAAAAATGATAAGGGAAATATCAGAAAATAAAATGGTGGTTGTTGTTGAGCATGACTTAGCAATAATTGATTTCCTTGCTGACATTGTGCATATTTTATATGGAAAGAGAGGGGTTTATGGAATTGTATCTGATGCAAAAAATGCGAGGCATGGTGTAAATATATATTTATCGGGTTATTTAAAGGAGGAGAATGTTAGATTTGGAGATGAAATAAAATTTGAAAAGCATCCTCCAAGAGAATTCAAGGAAGTAGAAAATTTAATCTATTTTGAAAAATTAAAGAAAAAATATGATGATTTTGAATTAAATGTAAATGAAGGAAAAATAAATAAGGGAGAGGTTGTCGGAGTTGTTGGACCAAACGGAATTGGAAAAACAACATTCGTTAAGCTCCTTGCTGGATTAATTGAACCAACTGAAGGAAAAATCGATGCAAAGATAAAAATAAGTTACAAGCCACAGTATATAAGAGCAACTGAAGGAAAAGTAGGGGAGCTTTTTGAAAAAAATAAAGAAAAGTTTCACAGTTTATATGAAAAGGAAGTTTTGCATCCCCTTGATATAAAATATTTTTATGATTATGAATTGAAGAGCTTATCAGGTGGAGAGCTACAAACTATTTCAATTGCATATTGTCTAAGCTTGGATGCGGATCTATATCTAATTGATGAGCCATCCGCGTATCTTGATGCAAAACAAAGAATGAAAGTTGCAAAGACCATAAAAAGAGTTATGGAGAAAGAAGGAAGAGCCTGCTTGGTTGTAGAGCATGATATATATTTTATTGATATGGTCAGTCAATCATTGATGGTTTTTTATGGTGAACCAGGAAAAAAAGGATTCGCTAAAGGACCCATGAGCTTAAGAGATGGGATGAACCTTTTTTTAAAGGACTTGGAGATAACATTTAGGAGAGATGAGGATAGCAATAGACCGAGGATAAACAAAATTGGCTCAAGGCTTGATAGAGAACAAAAGGAAATAGGGGAATATTATTATGAAATTTGA